One genomic segment of Desulfurispora thermophila DSM 16022 includes these proteins:
- a CDS encoding respiratory nitrate reductase subunit gamma, whose amino-acid sequence MLSYFIAQIMPYITVTIFVLGILYRLGRWAGARIVHNITLSPWPQSNAEVAAIIGSEIIFFRSLFNFDRALWVGAWFMHIALFAVLGGHVMGIYFLGKQFVYIGMTEHTSEQMSNLLGTTMGLVMFAGLLYLLYRRVAIDKVRQVSNPSDYLHLLLILSIVSVGNFMRLFPGFGIEYAPVKEFMTHLFTLTPVPADAEIYQKPFFILHFFLVQILMIVFPFSKLLHVFGIFAERYIINRVYKDPAPGLPNVDVAAARAAGIGLPSGGDA is encoded by the coding sequence GTGCTTTCATACTTTATTGCCCAGATCATGCCTTACATCACTGTGACCATCTTTGTACTGGGCATTCTGTATCGCCTGGGACGCTGGGCCGGTGCCAGGATTGTGCACAACATCACATTGTCACCCTGGCCGCAGAGCAATGCTGAAGTAGCCGCCATCATTGGCAGTGAAATTATTTTCTTCCGTAGCCTGTTCAATTTTGACCGTGCCCTGTGGGTAGGGGCCTGGTTTATGCACATTGCCCTGTTCGCCGTGCTGGGCGGGCATGTCATGGGTATTTACTTCCTGGGCAAACAGTTTGTTTATATTGGTATGACCGAGCACACCAGCGAGCAGATGTCCAACCTGCTGGGTACCACCATGGGTCTGGTCATGTTCGCCGGGCTTTTGTATCTGCTGTATCGCCGGGTGGCCATTGACAAGGTGCGCCAGGTGTCCAATCCCAGTGACTACCTGCACCTGTTATTGATCCTTTCTATTGTTTCTGTGGGCAACTTTATGCGTTTGTTCCCCGGCTTTGGCATTGAATACGCGCCGGTGAAGGAGTTCATGACCCACCTGTTCACCCTGACCCCGGTGCCGGCCGATGCCGAGATTTATCAGAAGCCGTTCTTTATCTTGCATTTCTTCCTGGTACAGATTCTGATGATAGTTTTCCCGTTCAGCAAACTGTTGCACGTCTTCGGCATCTTTGCTGAGCGCTATATCATTAACCGCGTCTACAAGGATCCGGCTCCCGGTCTGCCCAATGTGGACGTGGCGGCTGCCAGGGCTGCGGGCATTGGCCTGCCCAGCGGCGGGGATGCCTGA
- a CDS encoding TusE/DsrC/DsvC family sulfur relay protein produces MPSINVNGVEIELDEDGFIVDPEQWNEDVAKAFAASEGISELTEDHWKVINYLRDYYKQFQIAPMIRKLCKETGCSLKYIYELFPTGPAKGACKLAGLPKPTGCV; encoded by the coding sequence ATGCCATCCATCAATGTGAATGGTGTGGAAATCGAACTGGACGAGGACGGTTTTATTGTTGACCCCGAGCAGTGGAACGAAGACGTTGCCAAAGCTTTTGCGGCCAGTGAAGGTATTTCCGAGCTGACCGAAGATCACTGGAAAGTGATCAACTACCTGCGTGACTACTACAAGCAGTTCCAGATCGCTCCCATGATCCGCAAGCTGTGCAAAGAAACCGGCTGCAGCCTGAAGTACATCTATGAACTGTTCCCCACGGGTCCGGCCAAAGGCGCCTGCAAACTGGCCGGTCTGCCCAAGCCCACCGGTTGCGTGTAA
- the dsrK gene encoding sulfate reduction electron transfer complex DsrMKJOP subunit DsrK, whose translation MPIVNGLKVPVRATDEEMRHIHIDPIPDEQKPEVALQHLDEMRKKFRSFVLAMESCIKCGACAENCHTYLGTRDPNNIPTNRAELIRKIYRRYFTLEGRWFGKLVGAEDINLDIIEQWYSYFYQCNECRRCAMVCPMGIDTCEVTFIGRQILHWLGIVPKLHAHVGAAMEKVGNHTGLPKPGIVDTLEFLAEEIMDEFGVEVEFPVDKPDSDILYIPSSADFLLNPYTLMGAGMFFTYIGANWTIPSTVTEAGNFGLLFDQQFTQRHNVTRLLDAAQKLGVKKIVWGECGHGWRAAKMYIPTLADRPVRWPIVHLHDEVAYYIKTNQLKLDPTKNSRPTTLHDPCNYGRACGLIQQLRDVITAVTTDFREMTPNREKNFCCGGGSAILFDDPEMYELRIKFSQTKADQVRATGVGANGDGVLCAPCSICKAQLYPMVEEHKLGVEVKGLIDLVGRALVWK comes from the coding sequence TTGCCGATTGTAAATGGTCTTAAGGTACCTGTTCGGGCAACAGACGAAGAAATGCGGCACATTCACATTGATCCCATTCCCGATGAGCAAAAGCCCGAGGTGGCACTGCAGCACCTGGACGAAATGCGCAAAAAATTCCGCTCCTTCGTCCTGGCCATGGAGTCCTGCATCAAGTGCGGGGCCTGTGCTGAAAACTGTCACACCTATCTGGGGACGCGGGATCCCAACAACATCCCCACCAACCGGGCCGAACTGATCCGCAAGATCTACCGGCGCTACTTTACTCTGGAAGGCCGCTGGTTCGGCAAGCTGGTGGGGGCGGAAGATATCAACCTGGACATCATTGAGCAGTGGTATTCTTATTTCTACCAGTGCAACGAGTGCCGCCGCTGTGCCATGGTCTGCCCCATGGGCATTGACACCTGTGAGGTGACCTTTATTGGCCGCCAGATTCTGCACTGGCTGGGTATTGTACCCAAACTGCACGCCCACGTGGGCGCGGCCATGGAAAAAGTGGGTAACCACACCGGCCTGCCCAAACCGGGCATTGTGGACACGCTGGAGTTCCTGGCGGAAGAAATCATGGACGAGTTCGGCGTGGAAGTGGAATTCCCGGTAGACAAGCCGGATTCCGATATACTTTATATTCCCTCCTCGGCCGACTTCCTGCTCAACCCCTACACTCTGATGGGGGCGGGCATGTTCTTCACCTATATCGGCGCCAACTGGACCATTCCCAGTACGGTGACCGAGGCCGGTAACTTTGGCCTTTTGTTCGACCAGCAGTTTACCCAGCGCCACAACGTCACCCGCCTGCTGGACGCCGCCCAGAAGCTGGGCGTGAAGAAGATAGTATGGGGCGAGTGCGGACACGGCTGGCGGGCGGCCAAGATGTACATTCCCACCCTGGCCGACCGGCCGGTGCGCTGGCCCATTGTGCACCTGCACGATGAAGTGGCCTATTATATCAAGACCAACCAGCTCAAACTGGATCCCACCAAGAACAGCCGTCCCACCACATTGCACGACCCGTGCAACTACGGTCGGGCCTGCGGCTTGATTCAGCAGTTGCGCGACGTGATCACGGCTGTGACCACCGACTTTAGGGAAATGACGCCCAACCGTGAAAAGAACTTCTGCTGCGGAGGCGGTTCGGCCATCCTGTTTGACGATCCGGAAATGTACGAGCTGCGCATCAAGTTCTCGCAGACCAAGGCTGATCAGGTACGCGCCACCGGCGTGGGTGCCAACGGCGACGGTGTGCTCTGTGCTCCCTGCTCCATTTGCAAGGCCCAGCTCTATCCCATGGTGGAAGAGCACAAGCTGGGCGTGGAGGTTAAGGGTCTGATTGACCTGGTGGGCCGCGCGCTGGTGTGGAAGTAA